The following proteins are co-located in the Ancylothrix sp. D3o genome:
- the rplC gene encoding 50S ribosomal protein L3: MTLGIIGTKLGMTQVFDEQGKAVPVTVVQAGPCPVTQIKTEETDGYTSVQVGFKEVKPKALNKPLLGHLKKAGVEQPVRHLKEYRLENPSEYQLGQQIKADIFTPGQLVDVTGTSIGRGFAGYQKRHNFKRGPMAHGSKNHRLPGSTGAGTTPGRVFPGKRMAGRLGGKQATIRKLTIVRVDAERNLILLKGSVPGKPGALLSIKPAKKVGK; the protein is encoded by the coding sequence GTGACTCTAGGTATAATTGGCACCAAACTTGGCATGACCCAAGTATTCGACGAACAAGGAAAAGCAGTACCCGTAACAGTCGTACAAGCCGGCCCCTGTCCCGTAACCCAAATCAAAACAGAAGAAACAGACGGATACACATCCGTTCAAGTTGGCTTCAAAGAAGTAAAACCCAAAGCCCTCAACAAACCCCTCCTCGGCCACCTGAAAAAAGCAGGAGTCGAGCAGCCGGTGCGCCACCTCAAAGAATACCGGCTTGAAAACCCCAGCGAATATCAACTGGGACAACAAATCAAAGCAGACATCTTTACCCCAGGGCAACTCGTAGACGTCACCGGCACAAGCATCGGACGCGGCTTCGCCGGCTACCAAAAACGGCACAACTTCAAACGCGGGCCAATGGCACACGGTTCCAAGAACCACCGCCTCCCCGGTTCCACCGGCGCCGGTACAACCCCTGGCCGCGTCTTCCCCGGCAAACGCATGGCCGGTCGCCTCGGCGGCAAACAAGCCACCATCCGCAAACTCACCATCGTTCGCGTTGATGCAGAACGCAACCTAATTTTGCTCAAAGGTTCCGTCCCCGGAAAACCCGGTGCCCTCCTCAGCATCAAACCCGCCAAAAAAGTAGGGAAATAG
- a CDS encoding salt stress protein, Slr1339 family, with protein MESIDDLLAELKAEYQPEKPPALPKQAQKPVIPQIPTVPVKTSAGKPSQTDFLLQQIKAEYEEQEKAEELKKQEEIKQEQIKQQQLIAQQKKGLKKPAEEWLKKLDPLSEEGLWFEEFAYKYPSKLEAAIDYLQALQGS; from the coding sequence ATGGAATCCATCGATGACTTGTTAGCAGAATTAAAAGCCGAATATCAGCCGGAAAAACCCCCAGCGCTTCCCAAACAAGCACAAAAGCCGGTTATCCCCCAAATTCCAACAGTGCCGGTGAAAACTTCTGCCGGCAAACCAAGCCAAACAGATTTTTTATTGCAACAAATTAAAGCTGAATATGAAGAACAAGAAAAAGCAGAGGAACTGAAAAAACAAGAAGAAATTAAACAAGAACAAATCAAACAACAGCAATTAATTGCTCAGCAAAAAAAAGGCTTGAAAAAACCAGCCGAAGAATGGCTCAAAAAATTAGATCCGCTTTCTGAGGAGGGACTATGGTTTGAGGAATTTGCTTATAAATATCCATCTAAACTTGAAGCAGCTATCGACTATTTACAAGCATTACAAGGCAGCTAA
- a CDS encoding VWA domain-containing protein, which yields MTGKKTGVSITERDYTLIIDKSGSMSTRDQTGGKTRWEVMQESTLALARKCEDLDPDGITVYMFSGKFKRYENVTSSKVEQIFIENEPVGRTDLASVLQDALNNYFTNKAAGKTKLNGETILVVTDGEPDDRKAVMRVIIEASGKIDKDEELAISLIQVGTDATATQFLKALDDDLQKIGAKFDIIDTLTIEDMEDMTLSEVLLKAISD from the coding sequence ATGACCGGTAAAAAAACAGGAGTTTCTATAACAGAACGCGATTATACACTGATTATTGATAAAAGCGGCAGTATGTCTACGCGAGATCAAACAGGGGGAAAAACGCGATGGGAGGTTATGCAAGAATCTACCCTAGCTTTAGCAAGAAAATGCGAAGATTTAGACCCTGATGGAATTACTGTTTATATGTTTTCTGGCAAGTTTAAACGCTACGAAAATGTCACATCTAGTAAAGTAGAGCAGATTTTTATAGAAAATGAGCCGGTAGGCAGAACCGATTTAGCTTCTGTGCTTCAAGATGCTTTGAATAATTATTTTACCAACAAAGCAGCCGGGAAAACAAAATTAAATGGTGAAACAATTTTAGTTGTAACAGATGGGGAACCAGACGACCGCAAAGCAGTAATGCGGGTGATTATTGAAGCTTCTGGTAAAATAGATAAAGATGAAGAGTTAGCTATTTCTTTAATTCAGGTGGGCACGGATGCAACCGCCACTCAATTTCTCAAAGCGCTAGATGATGATTTGCAAAAAATTGGCGCTAAATTTGACATCATTGATACTCTGACGATTGAGGATATGGAAGACATGACACTTTCCGAAGTTTTACTCAAAGCTATTTCCGACTAA
- a CDS encoding NAD(P)H-quinone oxidoreductase subunit N produces the protein MALITTGGGLIRDLENNGAVAVYAPLEGGSEGRYQRRIRARGYTTYNLSSRGLGDLSAYLTGVHGIRPPHLGKKSSSTGAAVGYVYFVPPLIDTQLQNLPPKSKGLVLWILEGAMLSRQEIEYLINLPKIQPKVKIIIEMGGDRVFSWKPLKEALAAA, from the coding sequence ATGGCACTCATCACCACCGGCGGCGGATTAATTCGGGATCTCGAAAATAACGGCGCAGTCGCCGTCTACGCACCGCTTGAAGGCGGCTCCGAAGGACGCTATCAACGCCGCATCCGCGCCAGAGGTTATACTACCTATAACCTGTCATCTCGTGGTTTAGGCGACTTATCCGCCTATCTCACCGGCGTTCACGGTATCCGTCCCCCACACCTCGGCAAAAAAAGCTCCAGCACCGGCGCCGCCGTCGGCTATGTATATTTTGTACCCCCTCTCATCGATACCCAACTGCAAAACCTACCCCCCAAATCAAAAGGTTTGGTATTGTGGATTTTGGAAGGCGCTATGCTCTCACGTCAAGAAATCGAATACTTGATTAACTTACCCAAAATTCAACCCAAAGTAAAAATTATCATTGAAATGGGTGGCGACCGGGTATTTAGTTGGAAACCTCTTAAAGAGGCTTTAGCAGCAGCTTAA
- a CDS encoding VWA domain-containing protein, whose protein sequence is MEGGSLVQDRDYTLIIDKSGSMSTPDQPGGRNRWQTAEESTLAVARKCEQFDPDGITLYVFSGRFRRFENVTSSKVAQIFQENDPSGTTNLAAVLEDATNDYFKRKAAGQTKPNGETILVITDGEPDDRRAVMKVIIEASRKMDRDEELAISMIQVGNDATATRFLKALDDELQGAGAKFDIVDTVTLDDMEGMTLTEVLMSAIAD, encoded by the coding sequence ATGGAAGGAGGATCTCTCGTGCAAGACCGCGATTATACCTTAATTATTGACAAAAGTGGCAGTATGTCTACCCCCGATCAACCAGGGGGGAGAAATCGTTGGCAAACAGCAGAAGAGTCTACCCTGGCGGTGGCGAGAAAATGCGAACAATTTGACCCGGATGGCATTACGCTATATGTTTTTAGTGGCCGGTTTCGCCGGTTTGAAAACGTAACATCTAGCAAAGTTGCCCAAATTTTTCAAGAAAATGATCCGTCAGGAACAACAAATTTAGCCGCTGTTTTGGAAGATGCCACCAATGATTATTTTAAACGCAAAGCTGCCGGTCAAACAAAACCCAACGGTGAAACAATTTTAGTCATTACCGATGGCGAACCAGATGATCGCCGCGCCGTTATGAAAGTAATTATTGAAGCCTCTCGAAAAATGGATCGGGATGAAGAATTGGCTATTTCGATGATTCAAGTAGGAAACGATGCAACCGCCACCCGCTTTTTAAAAGCACTTGATGATGAATTACAGGGTGCCGGTGCTAAATTTGATATTGTCGATACCGTCACGCTTGATGATATGGAAGGCATGACGCTTACAGAAGTTTTGATGAGTGCGATTGCTGATTAA
- the rplD gene encoding 50S ribosomal protein L4: MVNCTVRNWQGEQIAEATLELKVAKEENASHIVHRALVRQTTNQRQGTVSTKTRSEVRGGGRKPWRQKGTGRARAGSIRSPLWRGGGVIFGPKPRDFNIDMNRKERRLALRTALVSRSEDLIVVEDFAPNLSQPKTKELVAALGRWGIAKEAKVLMILAEKDENIYRSARNVPTIKMIRADGLNIFEILNADKILTTQAALAKIQEVYSA; the protein is encoded by the coding sequence ATGGTTAACTGTACAGTACGCAACTGGCAGGGAGAGCAAATCGCCGAGGCGACCCTAGAACTAAAAGTTGCAAAAGAAGAAAACGCCTCACACATCGTCCACCGCGCCCTAGTTCGCCAAACAACCAACCAGCGACAAGGCACAGTCTCCACAAAAACCCGCTCCGAAGTACGCGGCGGCGGACGCAAACCCTGGCGGCAAAAAGGAACAGGACGCGCCCGCGCCGGCTCCATCCGCTCACCCCTCTGGAGAGGCGGCGGTGTCATCTTTGGCCCCAAACCCAGAGACTTCAACATCGACATGAACCGCAAAGAACGGCGACTCGCCCTTCGCACAGCCCTAGTCAGCCGTAGCGAAGACCTAATCGTAGTCGAAGACTTTGCACCCAACCTCAGCCAACCCAAAACAAAAGAACTCGTCGCAGCCTTGGGCCGGTGGGGAATCGCCAAAGAAGCCAAAGTTTTAATGATTTTGGCAGAAAAAGACGAAAACATCTATCGCTCAGCACGCAACGTCCCCACCATCAAAATGATTCGAGCAGACGGCTTGAACATCTTTGAGATCCTGAACGCAGACAAAATCCTCACCACCCAAGCCGCCCTCGCCAAAATACAGGAGGTGTACAGTGCTTAA
- a CDS encoding VWA domain-containing protein — MLQNRDYTLIIDKSGSMATKDQAGNKSRWTVMQESTLALASKCEELDPDGLTVYLFSGRFKRYENVTANRVTQLFQENEPSGTTNLAGVLEDALNDYFKRKRSGQTKQNGETILVVTDGEPDDRKAVMRVIIEASRQMDRDEELAISFVQVGTDATAKQFLKALDDDLQSAGAKFDIVDTVTMDDMEDMTLSEVLLNAITD; from the coding sequence ATGCTACAAAACAGAGATTATACTTTAATTATCGACAAAAGCGGCAGCATGGCAACCAAAGACCAAGCCGGCAACAAAAGCCGCTGGACAGTCATGCAAGAATCAACCCTTGCTTTAGCCAGCAAATGTGAAGAATTAGACCCGGATGGATTAACAGTTTATCTGTTTTCTGGTCGGTTTAAACGCTATGAAAATGTTACAGCAAATCGCGTCACTCAACTATTCCAAGAAAATGAACCCTCCGGCACCACAAATTTAGCCGGTGTACTCGAAGACGCCCTTAATGATTATTTTAAACGCAAACGTAGCGGTCAAACAAAACAAAACGGCGAAACAATTTTAGTCGTAACTGATGGCGAACCAGATGATCGTAAAGCCGTTATGCGCGTAATTATTGAAGCCTCTCGCCAAATGGATAGAGATGAAGAATTAGCCATATCTTTTGTGCAGGTAGGAACCGATGCAACTGCTAAACAATTTTTAAAAGCCTTGGATGACGACTTACAAAGTGCCGGTGCTAAATTTGATATCGTTGATACCGTAACAATGGATGATATGGAAGACATGACACTTTCAGAAGTATTACTTAATGCCATTACAGACTAA
- a CDS encoding 50S ribosomal protein L23, whose protein sequence is MLKLDERKLADLVRRPIVTEKATVALEQNKYTFEVAPKATKTEIKAAIEYLFEVKVIKVNTHKPPRKKRRVGKFVGFKPQYKRAVVTLAEGDSITLFPEV, encoded by the coding sequence GTGCTTAAACTAGACGAACGCAAGTTAGCAGACCTAGTGCGCCGGCCCATCGTCACCGAAAAAGCCACAGTCGCCCTAGAGCAAAACAAATACACCTTTGAAGTAGCTCCCAAAGCCACTAAAACAGAAATCAAAGCAGCTATCGAATACCTCTTTGAAGTCAAAGTCATCAAAGTAAACACCCACAAACCCCCACGCAAAAAACGCCGCGTCGGCAAATTTGTAGGCTTCAAACCTCAATACAAACGAGCAGTCGTAACCCTCGCAGAAGGCGACTCCATAACCTTATTCCCCGAAGTCTAA
- a CDS encoding site-specific DNA-methyltransferase gives MMYYDLLKNKYMIVKEEQTFPPSQKRHALYDKFQAKISANSHLTRSLVSFQANKQRRFSGWFKYKEGFSEQLVNYLLEKLKPQPGILLDPFAGTGTALFAANALGWQTQGIELLPVGVYSIQARQIAQNINIAAFKTAVAEIIPLNFTDYYDEKYSLQHIPITQGAFAPAEEKQLTGYLAYCQKYVENSDIRTLLLYAAFCILEDISYTRKDGQYLRWDYRAGRSQAKKQFTKPEIYPFKIAIQRKLTQITQDLQPDNFQQLSLFTPLFEIESNHIKTKEPVLYQGSCLEILPTMPAQSIDFVLTSPPYANRYDYTRTYALELVFLGCKEEKVKQLRQAMLSCTVENKDKQDYLKQIYTNQARLQDFLKIESTFEKQEALQEVLEVLELYRQQGKLNNSNITRMLRNYFYEMSFVIYELARLIKPGGIIAMVNDNVQYAGEEVPVDLILCDIAESFGLSVRHIWTLERGKGNSSQQMGNHGRSEIRKSVYIWEK, from the coding sequence TTGATGTATTACGATTTACTCAAAAATAAATACATGATTGTGAAAGAAGAACAGACTTTTCCCCCTTCCCAAAAAAGACACGCGCTTTATGACAAGTTTCAGGCCAAAATTAGCGCTAATTCTCATTTAACCAGGAGTTTAGTCAGTTTCCAAGCTAATAAACAAAGGCGCTTCTCTGGTTGGTTTAAATATAAAGAAGGCTTTTCCGAACAACTGGTTAATTACCTCCTTGAAAAATTAAAACCCCAACCCGGAATTTTACTAGATCCGTTTGCCGGCACCGGCACAGCCTTATTTGCAGCCAATGCGTTAGGATGGCAAACTCAAGGCATAGAATTATTGCCCGTCGGAGTTTATTCTATCCAAGCACGTCAGATAGCCCAAAACATTAATATTGCAGCTTTCAAAACAGCCGTTGCTGAAATTATCCCTCTTAATTTTACCGACTATTACGATGAAAAATACAGCCTCCAACATATCCCAATTACCCAAGGTGCCTTTGCACCGGCAGAAGAAAAACAACTCACCGGGTATCTTGCCTATTGCCAAAAATATGTAGAAAATTCAGACATCCGCACCCTTCTACTTTATGCCGCTTTTTGTATTCTCGAAGACATCAGCTACACCCGCAAAGACGGTCAATATTTACGCTGGGATTATCGCGCCGGTCGTTCTCAAGCAAAAAAACAATTTACGAAACCAGAAATTTATCCTTTTAAAATAGCTATTCAGCGAAAATTAACCCAAATTACCCAAGATTTGCAGCCAGATAACTTTCAACAACTCAGCTTATTTACCCCTCTTTTTGAAATAGAATCTAATCATATAAAAACAAAAGAGCCGGTTTTATATCAAGGTTCTTGTCTCGAAATACTACCAACAATGCCGGCGCAAAGTATCGATTTTGTCTTAACTTCCCCACCCTATGCAAACCGCTATGATTACACCCGCACCTACGCCCTTGAATTAGTGTTTTTAGGATGCAAAGAAGAGAAAGTAAAACAGCTTCGTCAAGCCATGCTTTCCTGCACAGTCGAAAATAAAGACAAGCAGGATTATTTAAAGCAAATTTATACCAATCAAGCACGGTTACAAGATTTTTTAAAGATAGAATCCACCTTTGAAAAACAGGAAGCCTTGCAAGAAGTATTAGAGGTATTAGAACTTTATCGCCAGCAAGGAAAGCTAAACAACAGCAATATTACTAGAATGCTGCGGAATTACTTTTATGAAATGAGTTTCGTCATCTATGAGTTAGCCCGACTTATCAAACCAGGTGGTATAATTGCAATGGTAAATGATAATGTGCAGTATGCCGGGGAAGAAGTGCCGGTGGATTTAATTTTATGCGACATTGCAGAAAGTTTTGGTTTAAGTGTGCGCCACATTTGGACATTAGAAAGAGGCAAAGGAAATAGTAGTCAGCAAATGGGAAATCATGGCCGCTCAGAAATTCGTAAATCTGTCTATATTTGGGAAAAATGA
- a CDS encoding XcyI family restriction endonuclease, giving the protein MNSAETHRINYRLRSTFFYRKLKEYQTLSFPIKLTELASVACLYNWEERQNWGIVEDAFAYINTQDNLQLIEVFCHPRLIREHPPLIAYYRNISALSQKAVKYLVKVDVKPIENDQENRYPLTDSQAHQLSLLFNEHISLIIASSIESFSKEELYGLLLASTGAQIDGSWRNAIGEEAEKVIQRLLIKEAKERNLLAAFIPRTGTAIEVFNPVHLEEQLGNIQRYRGFILNNQTSILFSSEPDVSLLSPPGATVGVIEVKGGADPAGALERYGAAKKSFEKSLQENPSLITILVASCITSEVRSSGK; this is encoded by the coding sequence ATGAACTCAGCAGAAACCCACCGCATCAATTATCGTCTCCGATCCACATTCTTTTATCGCAAATTAAAAGAATATCAAACTCTATCCTTTCCTATTAAACTTACTGAACTGGCATCAGTAGCCTGTTTATATAATTGGGAAGAAAGGCAAAATTGGGGCATTGTAGAAGATGCCTTTGCTTACATTAATACCCAGGATAACTTGCAACTCATCGAAGTTTTCTGTCATCCGCGATTAATCCGAGAACACCCTCCCCTCATTGCATATTATCGCAATATTTCCGCTCTTTCTCAAAAAGCTGTTAAGTATTTAGTAAAAGTTGACGTTAAACCCATAGAAAATGACCAAGAAAACCGTTATCCCCTAACTGACTCCCAAGCACACCAACTTTCTCTACTTTTTAATGAACACATTTCCCTGATTATAGCAAGCTCCATAGAAAGTTTTAGCAAAGAGGAACTTTATGGATTATTACTTGCATCCACCGGCGCTCAAATAGATGGATCTTGGCGTAATGCTATCGGGGAAGAAGCAGAAAAAGTCATTCAGCGTCTTCTTATAAAAGAAGCAAAAGAACGCAATCTTTTAGCAGCCTTTATTCCTCGCACCGGCACAGCCATTGAAGTGTTTAATCCTGTTCACTTAGAAGAACAATTAGGAAATATTCAGCGATATCGTGGGTTCATATTAAATAATCAAACATCAATACTTTTTTCCAGTGAGCCTGACGTATCCCTTCTTAGCCCTCCAGGTGCAACAGTTGGTGTAATTGAAGTCAAAGGAGGCGCAGACCCAGCGGGAGCACTGGAGCGTTATGGTGCAGCTAAAAAATCTTTTGAAAAAAGCTTGCAGGAAAATCCATCACTCATCACTATTTTAGTGGCGAGTTGTATTACTTCTGAGGTTCGTTCGAGTGGAAAATGA